One region of Malania oleifera isolate guangnan ecotype guangnan chromosome 6, ASM2987363v1, whole genome shotgun sequence genomic DNA includes:
- the LOC131158105 gene encoding polyadenylate-binding protein-interacting protein 5-like, with amino-acid sequence MKPGMSSLNPYAASYIPLSKREAKDENISSVVAMENSLKNETSCSKSPPEVQKDPKQKCPQPYESFDLNICGIEELLTGEDLKKGQQNPTDHMGKQFVDEDFEMDLAYLASIFPGVSEQSISDVYSANGGDLDASMDMLTQLEPYPVDVSKHLPDSLDIGDVSELKYSGEGSSVKLKSVKSGEASGSTSASLDSEPHLNW; translated from the exons ATGAAGCCAGGGATGTCATCCTTGAATCCATATGCAGCATCTTACATACCACTTTCCAAGCGAGAAGCGAAGGATGAAAACATATCTTCTGTGGTAGCAATGGAGAATTCTTTGAAGAATGAAACTAGCTGCTCCAAATCTCCTCCTGAAGTCCAGAAAGACCCCAAACAGAAGTGTCCCCAACCTTATGAATCATTTGACCTTAACATCTGTGGCATTGAAGAATTACTCACCGGTGAAGATTTGAAGAAGGGTCAACAGAATCCGACTGACCATATGGGAAAGCAATTTGTAGATGAAGATTTTGAGATGGATCTGGCTTATCTGGCATCTATATTTCCCGGTGTATCAGAGCAGTCCATTTCTGATGTTTACTCTGCAAATGGGGGTGATTTGGATGCCTCAATGGATATGCTGACCCAACTTGAG CCCTACCCTGTTGATGTTTCGAAACATCTTCCAGACAGCTTGGATATAGGAGATGTTTCGGAATTGAAATATTCAGGGGAAGGTTCATCTGTGAAACTGAAGAGCGTCAAGTCCGGTGAAGCCAGCGGCTCAACTTCTGCTTCATTAGATTCTGAACCACACTTAAATTGGTAG